CTCGAGGACGTAGCGCGTCCAGCCCACGGAGTAGCTCCCGCCCGGGGAATCGTAGACGAGGAGCACGCGCGGCTCGCTCAGCGCCCGGACGTAGCGGCTGCCGAGCGACATGCCCTCGCGCACGTACGCGTCGTCGACCGGCACGACCTCGGCGCGGTGCCGTGCGGCGATGCCGGCCAGGCGCTGGCGCAGGTCGGGGCCGTTCTCGGCTGCCCGGAGGATGGCGGTGCCGACGCCGAAGCGGCGGCCGTCCAGCGTGAACTCCGCACCGGCGGCCCGGACACGGAGGCCCTCGCGCAGCGCCTCGGCGACCGCCGCGGCCCCGTTCGTGCCCCAGGGGACGAGGTACCCGACGAGCGCCTCGGGCAGCGGGTCGACGGGCCCGACTCCGCCGTCGCCCCCGCCGTCGCCTCCGTCCGCGTCGCCGGCCACCTCCGGGCGCGCGGCCGCGTCGCTCGCGGTCAGCGCCGCGCCGCGCGCGCCCGTCGCGGCGGTCTCGACCGCCTCCACGTCCCACAGCAGCGGCTGGCTCCACGCGGTCAGGTCGTAGATCTCGTCCGGCTGCCGGTTCGCGCGGCGTTCGATCTGCCGCTGCACGAACTCCTCCTCCATCGGCACATGCGCGTCGAGCAGGTTATGGATGAGGCGGTGCGCGGGCTGGTCGAGCGGCACGATGAAGCTCGAACCGGCCGGTAGCGTCCGGTCGCCGGCCGTCACCGGGCCGGAGGCGCGGAACACCTCGATCCCGTTCTCGACGAGCATGAGGGCGAGCCGCTCCGCCATCCCCGGGTCGTGCGCCGAGTGGAGCACGATCTCGGCCGGTCCCCGCTGCCCGAGCGCGATCCCCTCGCGCAGGTACGCCAGGTAGTCCCGCAGGATCCGGTCCCGGTTCCGCGCGGACGTGAGCGCGGTCTCGATCCCCGCCGTGAAGTGGTGCAGCACGCCGTCGCCGTAGGTGAGCAGGTCGTCGTCCGACTGCCGCAGCCTGAGACCGCCCGAACCCGCCTGCTCGTACGTCATCCCCAGCGCGCCGTAGCCCATCGGCCACATGTCCACGTAGCCCGGATAGAAGAGGTCGTACACGTCCCGGTTGAAGTAGGCGAAGCCGCGCTCGTCGAAGCGCGCCGCGATCGCCTCCCCGAACACGTCCATGAGCGCGACCTGCCGCTCCCCGAACCAGGGGTTGGAGGGCGGCGCCGTCGGCGGGAAGAAGTAGGTCGCGTCCCCTCCCATCTCGTGCAGGTCCGCCACGATGTGGGGGCGGAACTCGAGGAAGATGTCCACCTTCCCGCGGGTCTCGACCTGGCTCTGGATGAAGAGGTCCCGGTTGAGGTCGAACAGGTAGTGGTTCCCGCGGCCGCCGGGCCACGGCGGGTCGTGCTCGGCGGAGATGCGGGCCTCGTCCGGCCAGCGCGCCTGCGCGACCGAGTTCTGGTACACGAAGCGGTTCCGCCCGTCCGGGTTCTCCAGGGGATCGATGAGGACGAGCGACTCCGAGAGGATGAGATCCACGTCGGGATCCCCCGTCGCCGCGAGCAGATGGTAGGCTTCGGCCATCGCGGCGCCGCTGGGGCTGATCTCGTCGCCGTGAATCGAGTGCATCAGCGCGGTGACGACCGGAAGCTCGGCCAGCAGCGCTTCCGCCTCCTCGTCGGACAGGCCGCGGGGGTCGGCGAGCCGCGCGATCCCGGCCTTGACCTCCTCGAGCCGCGCCATGCGTTCCGCCGAGCCGATGACGAGGACGACGAGCGGCCGCCCCTCCCAGCTCTCCCCGTACTGGATCAGATGCGTCCGCTCCGGCGCCGCCGCGGCGAGCGCCTCGATGTAGCGGAGGACGTCGGCCGGCGGCGTGACGACGTCGCGGAAGCCGTGTCCCGCCACCTCTTCGAGCGTCGGGATGTCGGGGTCGTAGCGCGTTCCGGGCGCGAGTTCCTGCGTCACGGCGGGCGCCTGCATCAGCGCGGCGAGCGCGAGCGTGGATAGCACGGCGACTTCTCCAGCGTTCGGGGATTGGACGGACGGCGACTCACTATTGCACGTTCGTCGCGGCGTTGCACCATCCGGCCGTTGCACCATCCGGCGGGGGAGGGGCATCGTCAGGCTCCACACAGCCCCGCGACCCACGGTCGGCCGGAGAAGCCCCATGAACAAACCCGCCGCGCGTTCCCGCTCCAGCTTCTGGAGGAGCTTCGGCCCCGGCCTCATCTGGGCCGCGACCTCGATCGGCGTCTCCCACCTCGTGCAGTCCACGCGCGCGGGCGGGGAGGCGGGGTTCGCCTTCGTCGGCGTGATCGTCTTCGCGCTCGTCCTCAAGTACCCCTTCTTCGAGTACGGAGCGCGCTACGCGGCGGCCACGCGGCGGAGCCTGGTCGAGGGCTACCGCGACATCGGCCGCTGGGCGC
This genomic stretch from Candidatus Palauibacter australiensis harbors:
- a CDS encoding divalent metal cation transporter — translated: MNKPAARSRSSFWRSFGPGLIWAATSIGVSHLVQSTRAGGEAGFAFVGVIVFALVLKYPFFEYGARYAAATRRSLVEGYRDIGRWALWLFLAITLVTAIISLAALAMFMAFLTRYAFGA
- a CDS encoding M14 family zinc carboxypeptidase — protein: MLSTLALAALMQAPAVTQELAPGTRYDPDIPTLEEVAGHGFRDVVTPPADVLRYIEALAAAAPERTHLIQYGESWEGRPLVVLVIGSAERMARLEEVKAGIARLADPRGLSDEEAEALLAELPVVTALMHSIHGDEISPSGAAMAEAYHLLAATGDPDVDLILSESLVLIDPLENPDGRNRFVYQNSVAQARWPDEARISAEHDPPWPGGRGNHYLFDLNRDLFIQSQVETRGKVDIFLEFRPHIVADLHEMGGDATYFFPPTAPPSNPWFGERQVALMDVFGEAIAARFDERGFAYFNRDVYDLFYPGYVDMWPMGYGALGMTYEQAGSGGLRLRQSDDDLLTYGDGVLHHFTAGIETALTSARNRDRILRDYLAYLREGIALGQRGPAEIVLHSAHDPGMAERLALMLVENGIEVFRASGPVTAGDRTLPAGSSFIVPLDQPAHRLIHNLLDAHVPMEEEFVQRQIERRANRQPDEIYDLTAWSQPLLWDVEAVETAATGARGAALTASDAAARPEVAGDADGGDGGGDGGVGPVDPLPEALVGYLVPWGTNGAAAVAEALREGLRVRAAGAEFTLDGRRFGVGTAILRAAENGPDLRQRLAGIAARHRAEVVPVDDAYVREGMSLGSRYVRALSEPRVLLVYDSPGGSYSVGWTRYVLERRYGQRTTAVRASSLGQARLADYDVIVFPSGNYGGAVGDGLRDRLQAWMRDGGTLITMAESSRWASRAGLLATEAERRGGRAEGDDPPEPDTPEQPIEYLDAISPEDESPEGVPGAILRTLLDTEHWLAAGTDGEIGVLVSGSRVFRPITLDEGTNVGRYAALENLVLSGIVWEESRPQLASKAFLIHQPVGRGQLVAFAEDPNYRAYTEATQLLFMNAVLLGPGR